A segment of the Symmachiella macrocystis genome:
GACCACACGCGGAAACACCGTCCACTGACCCGAGCCCGCTCACCGTGGACCGACCCCCGCCAAATCCACACCGCCTTCGACAACCTCTTCGCCCGTTTCGCCGAGTCGATTCTGGTCGTCTCCTACCGTAGCGATGGAATCCCCAGTATCGACGAACTCACAACACTGCTGCAGCGTCACAAATCGCGCGTCGAACAAATCCCGTTAGGTCGCTACCAATACGCACTCTCAAAGAACAACCGCTCGCAAGAAGTATTACTAATCGGACGCTGATCCGGTCGATCGCGCCGATAGCGACGGCAAAGCCGTCGGTTTGGAAGCAAGTCCCCCCCCACACAATTTTTCCTGCCTACCGCCTACCGCCTACCGCCTACCGCCTACCGCCTACCGCCTACCGCCTACTGCCTACTGCCTACTGGCCACTGCCTACTGGCCACCGCCTACTGGCCACCGGCCACCGGCCACCGGCCACCGGCCACTCGTTTCCCCCAAATCCACCTCGCTTGTCGCGCATCGCCGGAACACCTATGATTTTCGCGAAACAGGCAATGCGGAAACGAGGACGAGGGGATCGATGGGATTTTTTGACAAATTCAAACAAGGGTTGGCCAAAACCAAGGCCCTGCTGACGACCGACGTCCGCGACTTGTTCAAAGCGGGCGAGATTTTGGGCGAGGAGCAGCTCGAACAGTTTCATGCCCGTTTGATTTCCACCGACATGGGTGTCGTCGCCGCGCAAGCGATAACCGACGAATTGCGGAAACAACACCTGGGCCGCACCGTTGATGTCGATGCCCTCTGGCTGACGGTCAAAGACACGCTCAAAGGCCTGCTGACCGGCGAAGACGACGTCGTATGGGATCCCGAGGATCCCCTTTCGCCCCTCAATCTGAGTCCCGAAGGGACGACGGTGATTCTGGTCGCCGGGGTCAACGGCGTGGGGAAAACGACCTCGATTGCTAAACTCGCCAATTTTCTGCAAAAACAGGGTAAGACCGTCCTGCTAGCCGCCGGAGATACCTTTCGAGCCGCCGCCGTCGAACAATTGACGATGTGGAGCGAGCGGCTGAACTGCGAGATTGTCACCAAACCGGACGGCACCGACCCGGCCGCTGTGGCCCATGCCGGTTGCTCCGCTGCGGTGGAAAAGGGAATCGATGTGGTAATCATCGACACCGCCGGTCGCTTGCAGACGCAGAAAAACTTGATGAACGAGCTGTCCAAAGTCGAGCGGGTGATTCAAAAAGTCATTCCCGAAGGCCCGCACGAAGTGTTGTTGGTCCTGGATGCAACGACCGGCCAAAACGGCATCAGCCAAGCCAAGAATTTCTCCGAAGCGGTCAAGTGCACGGGAATCGTATTGGCCAAACTGGACGGGACCGCCAAGGGGGGAGTCGTCGTCGCCATCCGCCGCGAAATGGGGCTGCCGGTCAAATACATCGGCGTTGGCGAACAAATCGACGACCTGCAACTCTTCGCCCCCGATGCATTCGTCGATGCGCTGATTGACGCATAGCAACGACGAGTCCTTAGAACCCAGCTTCAAAACCCGGTTGCGCTTGTTCTCGCAACGTGAAAATTAGTGGCAGCGGGATGCGTCAGAGGGTTTTGAAACGACTTGTAGAAATTACGCCAGAACCTCCCGCACCGCCCGCCCACCATGGGCAATTTCCACCGGTCGGCCGCCGCGATCATTGACCCGCATTTCCGGGTCGATCCCCAAGCATTCATAAATCGTGGCGCAAATGTCCGAGGTACTGACCGGCGCATCTTTAACGAAGGCTGCCTGTGCATCGGAAGCGCCGTACACCGTGCCGCCACGAATGCCGGCACCGGCCAGCATCACAGAATAACAATACGTCCAATGGTCGCGACCTGCGCGTCCGTTGATTTTCGGTGTACGTCCCATTTCACTCATCACCACCACCAGAGTTTCATCCAACAATCCGCGCGAATCCAAATCTTCCATCAGCGCCGAATAAGTCTGATCGAAGGTGGGGAGTTTATTTTCTTTGAGAATCGCGAAATTGTTTGTGTGCGTATCCCAGGCATCGTAATCGATTTTGATCCGATCCCAGAACAGGTCCCACGTCACATTAACGAAGCGAACCCCTTGTTCTACCAAGCGGCGGCCGATCAATGTGCTGTGTCCGAATAACGTCCGTCCATAGCGATCTAACGTGCGGGGGTCTTCGGTCATCACGTCAAATGCTGCTTTGAGACGCGACGAGGTCAGGATGTCGAACGCCCGTTGTTGATAGCGACCGAATTGGCCAGCATCTCCCCGCGACTCTTGCCGCCGCAATTGCGCATCGATTTGCTGCAGCAACCCCCGCCGCGCGCTGAGCCGGTCGATGGTGATATCCTTTTCAAGCACGCTATTCGGTAGCTCCGGTTTGCCGAGCACGGTTTGCGGCTTACCGGCGACCGGAGCGGGAATTGACTCGTCTCGAAATGGTTGGCATTCCGTTGTCAGAGCGTCAAATTGCTTACCAAGAAAGCCGCCATAAGGGCCGCCCCGCCGAAATGCCTGACCCCATCCGAGGTAGCAGGGCAAATACATGTAATCCGGAAACTCGCCCGGCGCCGCCGGACCGCGCTGTTGTTTCAGGTATTCGCAGACGGACCCCATGCTGGGCGGGTCGGTCGGATAAGGGTGTTGATCTTTGGGTGTCACTTCCCAACCGGTATAGCTGGGCAAACAGTTGTGGCAGCCCGCCTTATGGTTCACCGACCGTATGATTGCCATCCGGTGCATCCACTGCGACAGCTTGGGTAAATGCTCGCAGACATCGATGCCGGGCACGTTCGTGGGAATCGGTTGAAATTCCCCGCGAGTTTCTTGTGGAGCTTCCGGCTTGAGATCGACCATATCCTGCGTCGCCGCTCCGCCCAGCAGATACAGCAAGATGACGCTTTTGGCCTTCGCCGGACGGACCTGTCCTGCTTCGGTTGCCTGCAGCATTTGCGGCAGACCAATTCCGCCCAAAGCCGTCAATGCGCCGGCGGTTAGTGTCTCGCGACGGGTAAGGCCATCACAACAACGTCGCGGGCTTCCCAGCATGGTGATCATCGTCGCGTCTCCAGTCACAGACGTGTGGAACAATGCGACTTGCGATTCTAACCGAGGACTCAGTGACAATCCAACCTAATACCTCTGCGTCGAGGCCTTGGACGCGGAAACACAAAGGCGGCGTACAAACTCCCCTACGGCGCAAATTGTGGTTCTTCCGCACTCCCTTTCATTTGATGTCGCCGATAACTCCCCGCGATCAAACCTTGGCTGGGGCTGAATAAAAACGACAGCGTAAATAGCCCGCAAGCGACGCAGACCATGGCTCCCGCCGTCGAGGCGTCCAACCAAAACGCGAGATGCGTACCGAGTACGGCCGAGGTCACGCCGAACAGTGCAGACAGCAAAAGCATGACCGG
Coding sequences within it:
- the ftsY gene encoding signal recognition particle-docking protein FtsY; translation: MGFFDKFKQGLAKTKALLTTDVRDLFKAGEILGEEQLEQFHARLISTDMGVVAAQAITDELRKQHLGRTVDVDALWLTVKDTLKGLLTGEDDVVWDPEDPLSPLNLSPEGTTVILVAGVNGVGKTTSIAKLANFLQKQGKTVLLAAGDTFRAAAVEQLTMWSERLNCEIVTKPDGTDPAAVAHAGCSAAVEKGIDVVIIDTAGRLQTQKNLMNELSKVERVIQKVIPEGPHEVLLVLDATTGQNGISQAKNFSEAVKCTGIVLAKLDGTAKGGVVVAIRREMGLPVKYIGVGEQIDDLQLFAPDAFVDALIDA
- a CDS encoding DUF1501 domain-containing protein; its protein translation is MITMLGSPRRCCDGLTRRETLTAGALTALGGIGLPQMLQATEAGQVRPAKAKSVILLYLLGGAATQDMVDLKPEAPQETRGEFQPIPTNVPGIDVCEHLPKLSQWMHRMAIIRSVNHKAGCHNCLPSYTGWEVTPKDQHPYPTDPPSMGSVCEYLKQQRGPAAPGEFPDYMYLPCYLGWGQAFRRGGPYGGFLGKQFDALTTECQPFRDESIPAPVAGKPQTVLGKPELPNSVLEKDITIDRLSARRGLLQQIDAQLRRQESRGDAGQFGRYQQRAFDILTSSRLKAAFDVMTEDPRTLDRYGRTLFGHSTLIGRRLVEQGVRFVNVTWDLFWDRIKIDYDAWDTHTNNFAILKENKLPTFDQTYSALMEDLDSRGLLDETLVVVMSEMGRTPKINGRAGRDHWTYCYSVMLAGAGIRGGTVYGASDAQAAFVKDAPVSTSDICATIYECLGIDPEMRVNDRGGRPVEIAHGGRAVREVLA